In Horticoccus luteus, the following proteins share a genomic window:
- a CDS encoding ArnT family glycosyltransferase, with protein sequence MRRCRLAFLVALALVAYWTMAVSVSSRNGVTADEVVHLTGGYSYWKFNDYRLHPENGTLPMRIAALPLLAMDLRFPPLTDPNWLHSQVNRVGEDFFFNEGNPTAAMLWRARAMIALFGVFTVWLTWRWARGLFGPAAGWVALTLAVFSPTLLAHGGLATSDMALAATMIAALSIIWRLLHRATWLRLALTSLACAAVFLSKMSGVLIVPLAGLLLVLRWWQPAPLVLAFGRQERWLRRRGAIIAATLGLAAAAGAASLVLLWGAYGFRYEGFNRARSAAVSYYFSWDVILDHDPLPTYHDSELARFGVEGMPPRPTLMTRTIEVMRDHHVLPEAYLWGFAHTYKFSRERPAFFLGEYGRTGWPAFFPVAFLMKTTLPALLLIAAGVAALIILRRRRIVAPGIRWRRPWLYRAAPLVLFFAVYWTMAINLHLNIGQRHILPMYPIFFVFASATVLWIARVGRRPLTLALAALLLLHATDSLAARPFYLAYFQPLTGGPSRAYRYFVDSSLDWGQGLPDFTHWLATLRERGDREPVYLTYFGADSPRARHLPVIRFGDELNDRGARAFPAQVRGGWFAISATYFQRIYIPVRGRWTLGHEQLYRALMRHIAASAQHPPTDGAARAKLLREAMDYEVLQFGRLSHFLHARHPDTVIGASILVFHLTDAEVAFALYAPWDQFQPYVD encoded by the coding sequence GTGAGGCGCTGCCGGCTCGCTTTTCTGGTCGCGCTCGCGCTCGTCGCGTATTGGACGATGGCGGTCAGCGTTTCCTCCCGCAACGGCGTCACCGCCGACGAGGTCGTTCATCTCACCGGCGGCTACAGCTATTGGAAGTTCAACGATTACCGCCTGCACCCGGAAAACGGCACGCTGCCCATGCGCATCGCGGCGCTCCCGCTCCTCGCGATGGACCTGCGTTTTCCGCCGCTCACCGATCCCAATTGGCTGCACTCGCAGGTGAACCGCGTCGGCGAGGATTTCTTTTTCAACGAGGGTAATCCCACCGCGGCAATGCTCTGGCGCGCCCGCGCGATGATCGCGCTCTTCGGCGTGTTCACCGTCTGGCTCACGTGGCGCTGGGCGCGCGGTCTCTTCGGTCCCGCCGCCGGCTGGGTGGCGCTCACGCTCGCCGTTTTTTCGCCGACGCTCCTCGCCCACGGCGGACTCGCCACGTCCGACATGGCGCTCGCCGCCACCATGATCGCCGCGCTCTCGATCATCTGGCGCCTGCTGCACCGCGCGACTTGGTTGCGCCTCGCGCTCACGAGCCTCGCCTGCGCCGCGGTCTTTCTCTCCAAAATGTCCGGCGTGCTCATCGTGCCGCTTGCGGGACTCCTCCTCGTGCTGCGCTGGTGGCAACCTGCGCCGCTCGTCCTCGCGTTTGGCCGCCAAGAACGCTGGCTGCGCCGCCGCGGTGCCATCATCGCCGCCACGCTCGGCCTCGCCGCCGCCGCCGGGGCCGCGAGCCTTGTGCTGCTCTGGGGCGCCTACGGCTTTCGTTACGAAGGCTTCAACCGCGCCCGCTCCGCCGCCGTGTCGTATTACTTTTCGTGGGACGTCATTCTCGACCACGATCCGCTGCCGACCTACCACGACAGCGAACTCGCCCGCTTCGGCGTCGAGGGCATGCCGCCCCGGCCGACCCTCATGACGCGCACGATCGAGGTCATGCGCGACCATCACGTCCTGCCCGAAGCCTACCTCTGGGGCTTCGCGCACACGTATAAATTCTCCCGCGAACGCCCCGCGTTTTTTCTCGGCGAATACGGCCGCACCGGCTGGCCCGCGTTTTTCCCCGTGGCATTTCTCATGAAAACCACGCTGCCGGCGCTGCTCCTGATCGCAGCCGGCGTGGCCGCGCTGATCATTTTGCGGCGGCGGCGCATCGTCGCGCCCGGCATCCGCTGGCGCCGCCCGTGGCTCTACCGCGCCGCCCCGCTCGTCCTGTTCTTCGCGGTTTACTGGACGATGGCGATCAACCTGCACCTCAACATCGGCCAGCGGCACATCCTGCCGATGTATCCGATCTTCTTCGTCTTCGCGTCGGCGACAGTGCTGTGGATTGCGCGCGTCGGCCGGCGGCCGCTTACCCTCGCGCTCGCGGCGCTGCTTCTTCTCCACGCCACCGACTCGCTCGCCGCGCGGCCGTTCTACCTCGCGTATTTTCAACCGCTCACGGGCGGCCCATCCCGCGCCTACCGCTACTTTGTCGACAGCTCGCTCGACTGGGGCCAGGGCCTGCCCGACTTCACGCACTGGCTCGCCACGCTGCGCGAACGTGGCGACCGCGAGCCCGTTTATCTCACCTATTTCGGCGCCGACTCGCCGCGCGCGCGCCACCTGCCCGTCATCCGTTTCGGCGACGAACTCAACGACCGCGGCGCCCGCGCTTTTCCGGCGCAAGTGCGCGGCGGCTGGTTCGCCATCAGCGCCACGTATTTTCAACGCATCTACATTCCTGTGCGGGGCCGTTGGACGCTCGGCCACGAACAACTCTATCGCGCACTCATGCGCCACATCGCCGCCAGCGCGCAACACCCGCCCACCGACGGTGCCGCCCGCGCGAAGCTCCTCCGCGAGGCCATGGACTACGAAGTCCTCCAGTTCGGCCGCCTCTCGCATTTCCTCCACGCACGCCATCCCGACACCGTCATCGGTGCATCCATTCTTGTTTTTCATCTGACCGACGCTGAAGTGGCGTTTGCCCTTTATGCGCCTTGGGACCAATTCCAGCCCTACGTCGACTAA
- a CDS encoding PaeR7I family type II restriction endonuclease: MPLNLANYQKKAAESVKAFWGNRDASRKKQAEVGKADAGNRGAVTGGRNMDGFVALMIDLIEANDLKDATVIRGGRIPLTLPGYFRPTKMWDMLVLRKNHLVAAIELKSQVGAFGKNFNNRTEEAIGTAQDLWTAFREGSFGDAARPFVGWLMLVEDAPASRRPIRDRSEHFPVRPEFQGASYLERYNVLCKKLVQEQLYTTTAVLASPQTAVKTGKFSDVSDMTSLKAFVTSFAGHIASEAAR; this comes from the coding sequence ATGCCTCTCAATCTGGCGAACTACCAAAAGAAGGCGGCTGAATCAGTGAAGGCCTTTTGGGGCAACCGTGATGCGTCGCGTAAAAAGCAGGCCGAGGTCGGTAAGGCCGACGCCGGCAATCGTGGCGCCGTCACCGGGGGAAGAAACATGGACGGCTTCGTTGCGCTGATGATTGACCTGATCGAAGCTAACGATCTCAAGGACGCGACGGTGATTCGAGGAGGCCGTATTCCGCTCACGTTGCCGGGCTATTTTCGCCCAACCAAGATGTGGGACATGCTGGTGCTGCGGAAAAATCACCTTGTGGCAGCGATCGAACTGAAGTCCCAAGTCGGGGCGTTTGGAAAGAACTTCAACAACCGCACCGAAGAAGCGATCGGCACCGCGCAAGATTTGTGGACGGCATTTCGCGAAGGCTCTTTCGGCGACGCAGCTCGCCCCTTCGTCGGTTGGTTGATGCTCGTGGAAGATGCGCCGGCCTCCCGTCGCCCAATCCGGGATCGCAGCGAGCACTTCCCGGTGCGACCGGAGTTTCAAGGCGCGTCCTACCTCGAACGCTACAACGTGCTCTGCAAAAAGCTTGTTCAAGAACAGCTCTACACCACAACTGCGGTGCTCGCATCGCCTCAAACAGCGGTCAAAACGGGGAAGTTTTCCGACGTAAGTGACATGACCAGCCTTAAGGCATTTGTCACCAGCTTTGCGGGCCACATTGCATCAGAGGCGGCGAGATGA
- a CDS encoding glycosyltransferase family 2 protein produces the protein MKLSIVIPCYNESRTIRALVDRVRAAPVEHKEIIIVDDCSRDGTRDILRTQIAPLVDRIIYHEVNQGKGAALRTGFAAATGDAVIIQDADLEYDPQEYPKLLKPIAEGKADVVFGSRFAGGDAHRVVYFWHMLGNKFLTLVSNMMTNINLTDMETCYKVFRREVLQKITIEEDRFGFEPEITAKVSRLNCVIYEVGISYYGRTYAEGKKIGWRDGFRALWAIVKYNLFR, from the coding sequence ATGAAGCTCTCCATCGTCATCCCCTGCTACAACGAGTCGCGCACCATCCGCGCCTTGGTTGACCGCGTGCGCGCCGCCCCCGTCGAACACAAGGAGATCATCATCGTCGACGATTGCTCACGCGACGGCACGCGCGACATCCTGCGCACCCAGATCGCCCCGCTCGTCGACCGCATCATTTACCACGAGGTCAACCAAGGCAAAGGCGCCGCGCTCCGCACCGGTTTCGCGGCCGCCACCGGCGACGCCGTCATCATCCAGGACGCCGATCTCGAATACGATCCGCAGGAATATCCGAAGCTCCTCAAGCCGATCGCGGAGGGCAAAGCCGACGTCGTCTTCGGCTCGCGTTTCGCGGGCGGCGACGCGCACCGCGTCGTCTATTTCTGGCACATGTTGGGCAACAAATTCCTGACCCTCGTCTCGAATATGATGACCAACATCAACCTCACCGACATGGAGACCTGTTACAAAGTCTTCCGCCGCGAGGTGCTGCAAAAAATCACGATCGAGGAGGACCGCTTCGGTTTTGAACCGGAGATCACCGCGAAAGTCTCGCGCTTGAACTGCGTCATCTACGAAGTCGGCATCTCCTACTACGGCCGCACCTACGCTGAAGGCAAAAAAATCGGCTGGCGCGACGGCTTCCGCGCCCTCTGGGCGATCGTGAAATACAACCTGTTCCGGTGA
- a CDS encoding type II toxin-antitoxin system PemK/MazF family toxin has product MSYVSRRGDVVWLSFDPQADHDHAGRRPVFVLSPESNNRKTGLFLACPVTSKIKGYPFEVSLPADLAVGGAVPADQIKSLDWKARQAEFAAESSAAVVEDVFALVLPLIGEED; this is encoded by the coding sequence ATGAGTTACGTTTCTCGCCGCGGCGACGTCGTCTGGCTCAGTTTCGATCCGCAGGCCGATCATGATCACGCAGGCCGCAGACCGGTGTTCGTTCTCTCTCCTGAAAGCAATAATCGCAAAACCGGCCTCTTCCTGGCGTGCCCCGTAACCTCCAAAATCAAGGGCTACCCCTTCGAGGTGTCATTACCCGCCGACCTGGCCGTAGGTGGTGCCGTGCCAGCCGATCAAATCAAAAGCCTGGATTGGAAAGCTCGTCAGGCGGAATTTGCCGCGGAAAGTTCCGCCGCGGTCGTGGAGGACGTGTTCGCCCTCGTCTTGCCGCTGATCGGCGAAGAAGACTGA
- a CDS encoding EamA family transporter, which translates to MNWLFWALLSAVFAGATAVLAKVGVDGVNSNLATAVRTTVVLVFAWSVALATGPVNAVWTLPRKTWVFLALSGIATGLSWLCYFRALQLGEASKVAPVDKLSVVFVIAFAALFLGEALTVKTAVGGALIVAGAVVLAWN; encoded by the coding sequence ATGAACTGGCTGTTCTGGGCGTTGCTATCGGCGGTGTTCGCGGGGGCGACGGCGGTGCTGGCGAAAGTGGGCGTGGACGGCGTGAACTCGAATCTGGCGACGGCGGTGCGCACGACGGTGGTGCTGGTGTTTGCGTGGAGCGTGGCGCTGGCGACGGGGCCGGTGAACGCGGTGTGGACGCTGCCCCGCAAGACGTGGGTGTTTCTGGCCTTGTCGGGGATCGCCACCGGGTTGTCGTGGTTGTGCTACTTTCGGGCGTTGCAATTGGGCGAGGCGTCGAAGGTGGCGCCGGTGGACAAGCTGAGTGTGGTGTTTGTGATCGCGTTTGCGGCATTGTTTTTGGGCGAGGCGTTGACGGTGAAAACGGCGGTGGGCGGTGCGCTGATTGTCGCGGGGGCGGTCGTGCTGGCGTGGAATTGA
- the xseA gene encoding exodeoxyribonuclease VII large subunit, translating into MRPPTEDLAASRAESVTEFTRRLKVVLETGMRPGWVRGEVSNVRAQASGHVYFSLKDAGAQVSCVLFRGDAQRQEVTPRDGLQVLVFGEVSVYEVRGQYQLIVRAVIDDGAGRLQREFEALKRRLEAEGLFAREKKRRLPAMPRTIGIVTSPTGAALQDFLRILTRRGWRGRVVVLPAKVQGAGAATEMVAMLEQAGAWGIFDLLVIGRGGGSLEDLWAFNEEPLVRAVAASAVPIISAVGHEIDFTLCDFAADVRAETPSGAAELISSHFVASAERVARLGEAMEAHVEDAVVRGKERVAHAASRLRLLAPAARVEQGFLRLDDLGNRLGAALRATVETRRHALVHARAELARVAPERRVEFESHRLLALWKRLQAASPKSVLNRGFVILHDEHGVPVTRRAAVRAGQRLGAEFADGTARVRVEE; encoded by the coding sequence ATGCGCCCGCCCACTGAAGACCTCGCCGCGTCCCGGGCGGAGAGCGTGACGGAATTCACGCGCCGGTTGAAGGTGGTGCTGGAAACGGGGATGCGGCCCGGGTGGGTGCGGGGCGAGGTGTCGAATGTGCGCGCGCAGGCGAGCGGCCACGTGTATTTTTCGCTGAAAGATGCGGGGGCGCAGGTTTCCTGCGTGTTGTTTCGCGGCGATGCGCAGCGGCAGGAGGTGACGCCGCGCGATGGGTTGCAGGTGCTGGTGTTTGGCGAGGTGAGCGTTTACGAGGTGCGCGGTCAGTATCAGCTGATCGTGCGCGCAGTGATCGACGATGGCGCGGGGCGGTTGCAGCGGGAGTTTGAGGCGTTGAAGCGCCGACTGGAGGCGGAGGGATTGTTCGCGCGGGAAAAGAAGCGGCGGCTGCCGGCGATGCCGCGGACGATCGGAATCGTGACCTCGCCCACGGGCGCGGCGTTGCAGGATTTTTTGCGGATTCTGACGCGGCGGGGCTGGCGCGGGCGTGTGGTCGTGCTGCCGGCGAAGGTGCAGGGCGCGGGGGCGGCGACGGAGATGGTGGCGATGCTGGAGCAGGCGGGCGCGTGGGGGATTTTCGATCTGCTGGTGATCGGGCGGGGCGGCGGGAGCCTGGAGGATTTGTGGGCGTTCAATGAAGAGCCTTTGGTGCGCGCGGTCGCGGCGAGTGCGGTGCCGATCATCTCGGCGGTGGGGCATGAGATTGATTTTACGTTGTGCGATTTCGCGGCGGATGTGCGGGCGGAAACGCCGAGCGGCGCGGCGGAGTTGATCAGCAGTCACTTTGTCGCGAGTGCGGAGCGCGTCGCGCGGCTGGGCGAGGCGATGGAGGCGCACGTCGAGGATGCGGTCGTGCGCGGGAAGGAGCGCGTGGCGCATGCGGCGAGCCGGTTGCGGTTGCTGGCGCCGGCGGCGCGGGTCGAGCAGGGCTTTCTGCGGCTCGACGATCTCGGCAACCGGCTGGGCGCGGCGTTGCGGGCGACCGTGGAAACGCGGCGCCATGCACTCGTGCATGCGCGCGCGGAGCTGGCGCGGGTGGCGCCCGAGCGGCGGGTGGAGTTTGAATCGCACCGGCTGCTCGCGCTGTGGAAACGGTTGCAGGCGGCGAGTCCGAAATCGGTGTTGAACCGGGGGTTTGTCATTCTGCACGACGAACACGGGGTGCCGGTGACGCGGCGCGCGGCGGTGCGCGCAGGGCAGCGGTTGGGCGCGGAATTCGCAGATGGCACGGCGCGGGTGCGCGTGGAGGAGTGA
- a CDS encoding Eco57I restriction-modification methylase domain-containing protein: MIHLLPPPDAGVVYTKPWMVALILDLAGYTADRDLAHMVSVEPSAGDGAFLEEMVRRLVASCRQRGIPLTETGEAIRAFEICSGAVHRAVALVTRTLIELRVPNSLASSLARSWIKESDFLEASLGFPVADFVVGNPPYIRLEEIPPAKAAFYRSFTAMRGRADIYIAFYQAALQQLKPGGVCAFICADRWMLNDYGRGLREFITTQGYNVRIVIEAHNVAAFESEVSAYPAVTVIAREPQRSVIVARALPGIEISARSDLLDQIEKTRSTPVLRVARFADWFHEDEPWPCSSPEALQMLKHLEATCLPLEDRTTGTKIGIGVATGADDVFITKRKPDIEPDRLLPLALAADLKHGRVKWSGHYLVNPWNEHGLVNLADYPRLTAYLQPHQALLSGRHTAKERPQQWHKTIDRVTLARATQEKLYIADIKDRLLPAIDRGETYPQHNLYWITSDKWDLRVLGGLLMSAVGEFFIHCYGVRMRGGFLRFQAQYLRRIRVPNPDHLSVELKRDLRDAFERQDVSLATNAAFKAYGISALPG; the protein is encoded by the coding sequence ATGATCCATCTCCTGCCACCCCCCGACGCCGGTGTAGTTTACACCAAGCCTTGGATGGTCGCGCTCATTTTGGACTTGGCCGGCTACACCGCTGATCGCGACCTCGCCCACATGGTTTCCGTAGAGCCTTCCGCTGGGGATGGCGCATTTCTTGAAGAGATGGTTCGGCGCCTCGTTGCCTCATGCCGCCAGCGCGGCATCCCTCTAACCGAGACTGGCGAGGCTATTCGTGCATTTGAAATCTGCTCCGGTGCCGTGCATCGTGCTGTGGCATTGGTCACTCGAACGTTGATCGAGTTAAGGGTCCCCAATTCTCTGGCATCCAGCCTCGCCCGCTCGTGGATCAAGGAATCTGATTTCTTGGAAGCCTCGCTTGGTTTCCCGGTGGCTGACTTCGTCGTGGGCAATCCGCCGTACATCCGCCTTGAGGAAATCCCGCCCGCAAAGGCTGCTTTTTATCGGTCATTTACCGCGATGCGGGGCAGGGCAGATATCTACATCGCCTTCTACCAGGCCGCTCTGCAGCAACTGAAACCCGGGGGAGTCTGCGCGTTCATCTGCGCCGACCGCTGGATGTTAAACGACTACGGCAGAGGCCTGCGCGAGTTCATTACCACGCAGGGCTATAACGTTCGCATTGTCATCGAAGCACACAACGTTGCGGCGTTTGAAAGCGAAGTGTCGGCGTACCCCGCCGTGACGGTGATCGCGCGCGAGCCTCAACGTTCAGTCATTGTCGCCCGGGCCCTTCCGGGTATCGAAATTTCCGCACGCTCCGACTTGCTGGATCAAATTGAGAAAACCCGTTCTACCCCGGTGCTCCGCGTGGCTCGTTTCGCCGACTGGTTTCACGAGGACGAACCCTGGCCCTGTTCTTCCCCGGAAGCTCTGCAAATGCTAAAGCACTTGGAAGCGACTTGTCTCCCTCTCGAAGATAGGACCACTGGCACCAAGATCGGCATTGGCGTAGCTACGGGCGCCGACGATGTGTTTATTACCAAACGAAAACCAGACATTGAGCCGGACCGTTTGCTTCCGCTTGCTCTCGCCGCCGATCTCAAGCACGGCCGTGTGAAATGGTCCGGCCATTACTTGGTTAACCCTTGGAACGAACACGGCTTGGTAAACCTCGCCGACTATCCGCGTCTCACCGCCTACCTGCAACCGCACCAAGCTCTACTTAGTGGTCGCCATACGGCGAAAGAGCGTCCGCAGCAGTGGCACAAAACGATTGATCGGGTCACTCTCGCCAGGGCCACTCAGGAAAAACTATATATCGCGGACATTAAAGACCGCCTGCTCCCGGCGATCGACAGAGGGGAGACTTATCCGCAGCACAACCTTTACTGGATTACGTCGGATAAATGGGATCTGCGTGTACTCGGCGGCCTGCTCATGTCGGCGGTGGGCGAATTTTTTATTCATTGTTACGGCGTACGAATGAGGGGCGGTTTTTTGCGCTTCCAGGCCCAATACCTGCGTCGGATTCGGGTGCCCAATCCGGACCACTTGAGTGTCGAACTGAAACGGGACCTTCGCGACGCCTTTGAGCGGCAAGATGTCTCCCTTGCCACGAACGCCGCGTTCAAAGCCTACGGCATCTCGGCCCTCCCCGGCTAA
- a CDS encoding TVP38/TMEM64 family protein, whose amino-acid sequence MTSVPPAKKKSLLIKLIVGVVVLGVVAAFLLRGVDLQDVHRASDRFFGAIRTAGPVAFFAAMAILPAFGAPMMAFTIPAGEAFAAQLTLPGVIAIAMFAAAVNIAFAYWVAKRLLRPWLTSLVKKFGYEVPQVSRENALTMLLIVRLTPGPPYFVQCWLLALSGVPFGLYMIVSWLCLLPWLIGAVVLGQGIFTGNFKSVVGGLGLLIVAVVAVQLIRQRMKRKNAPAH is encoded by the coding sequence ATGACGTCCGTCCCGCCGGCCAAGAAAAAATCGCTGCTGATCAAGCTGATCGTGGGCGTCGTGGTGCTCGGGGTGGTGGCCGCGTTTTTGTTGCGCGGGGTGGACTTGCAGGACGTGCATCGGGCGAGCGACCGGTTTTTTGGGGCGATTCGCACGGCGGGTCCGGTGGCGTTTTTCGCGGCGATGGCGATTCTGCCGGCGTTTGGGGCGCCGATGATGGCGTTTACGATTCCGGCGGGCGAGGCGTTTGCGGCGCAGTTGACGCTGCCGGGCGTGATCGCGATCGCGATGTTCGCGGCGGCGGTGAACATCGCGTTTGCCTACTGGGTCGCGAAGCGGTTGCTGCGGCCGTGGCTGACGAGCCTCGTGAAAAAATTCGGCTACGAGGTGCCGCAGGTGTCGCGCGAGAATGCGTTGACGATGCTGCTGATCGTGCGGCTGACGCCGGGGCCGCCGTATTTCGTGCAGTGCTGGTTGCTGGCGTTGAGCGGCGTGCCGTTTGGGCTCTATATGATCGTGTCGTGGTTGTGCCTGCTGCCGTGGTTGATCGGCGCGGTGGTTTTGGGGCAGGGGATTTTCACGGGGAATTTCAAGTCGGTGGTGGGCGGCCTGGGGTTGTTGATCGTGGCGGTGGTGGCGGTGCAACTGATCCGGCAGCGGATGAAGCGGAAAAATGCGCCCGCCCACTGA
- a CDS encoding glycosyltransferase family 2 protein: MTAVGSTPLLAVVIPVFNEQAVLPELFARLTAVFDAAPDCTWQALLVDDGSRDTSTALIGAQAARDPRFALLELSRNFGFQAALSAGLAHAQTLAVDAAITMDADLQDPPEIIPQLVGAWRDGADVVRAVRRTRAERGLRGVGFAVFHRLYGRLTDYPIEPNSGTFGLLGRDALDAFNQLPERRRFFPGLRAWIGFRTAAVLYDRQARAAGEPQQTFFRLVRYALDGLLSFSYLPLRLLTFAGLGVSFLGFALGLYFIVKRLLGIETASTGFTTLVTLVLFLGGVQLIGIGVLGEYLGRIYDEVKQRPRYFLKNRRGSPRADDR; this comes from the coding sequence ATGACCGCCGTCGGTTCCACCCCGCTTCTCGCCGTCGTCATTCCGGTTTTTAACGAACAGGCCGTTCTGCCCGAACTGTTCGCCCGGCTGACGGCGGTTTTCGACGCCGCGCCTGACTGCACCTGGCAGGCCCTGCTCGTCGACGACGGCAGCCGCGACACCTCGACTGCCCTCATCGGTGCCCAGGCCGCGCGCGATCCGCGCTTCGCTCTGCTCGAACTCTCCCGCAACTTCGGCTTCCAAGCCGCCCTTTCCGCCGGCCTCGCCCACGCCCAAACCCTCGCTGTCGACGCCGCCATCACCATGGACGCCGATCTTCAGGATCCGCCGGAAATCATCCCGCAACTCGTGGGGGCGTGGCGCGATGGCGCCGACGTCGTGCGCGCCGTCCGCCGCACCCGCGCGGAACGCGGCCTTCGCGGTGTGGGCTTCGCGGTTTTCCACCGCCTCTACGGCCGCCTCACCGACTACCCGATCGAGCCCAACAGCGGCACCTTTGGGCTCCTCGGGCGTGATGCGTTGGACGCCTTTAATCAACTCCCCGAGCGCCGCCGTTTCTTCCCTGGCTTGCGCGCCTGGATCGGCTTCCGCACCGCGGCCGTCCTCTACGACCGCCAGGCGCGCGCCGCTGGCGAACCGCAGCAAACGTTTTTCCGCCTCGTGCGCTACGCTCTCGACGGGCTGCTGAGCTTTTCCTACCTGCCGCTTCGCCTGCTCACCTTCGCCGGCCTCGGCGTCAGCTTTCTCGGCTTCGCCCTCGGTTTGTATTTCATCGTGAAACGCCTGCTCGGTATCGAGACCGCGAGCACCGGTTTCACCACACTTGTCACGCTCGTGCTCTTCCTCGGCGGCGTGCAATTGATCGGCATCGGCGTGCTCGGCGAATACCTCGGCCGCATTTACGACGAGGTGAAACAACGCCCGCGCTACTTCCTGAAAAACCGCCGCGGCTCCCCGCGCGCCGACGACCGGTGA